A window of the Rhizobium brockwellii genome harbors these coding sequences:
- a CDS encoding response regulator transcription factor, with the protein MPTIALVDDDRNILTSVSIALEAEGYKVETYTDGASALDGLLARPPQLAIFDIKMPRMDGMELLRRLRQKSDIPVIFLTSKDEEIDELFGLKMGADDFITKPFSQRLLVERVRAVLRRASSREAAAAGTSPTGAPKTGAVQQARSLERGQLVMDQERHTCTWKGEAVTLTVTEFLILHSLAQRPGVVKSRDALMDAAYDEQVYVDDRTIDSHIKRLRKKFKMVDNDFDMIETLYGVGYRFREAA; encoded by the coding sequence ATGCCGACAATCGCGCTCGTTGATGACGACCGCAACATCCTCACCTCGGTGTCGATCGCACTTGAGGCTGAAGGATATAAGGTCGAGACGTATACGGACGGTGCCTCGGCGCTCGACGGCCTGCTGGCGCGACCGCCGCAGCTGGCGATCTTCGACATCAAGATGCCGCGTATGGACGGCATGGAACTGCTGCGCCGCCTGCGGCAGAAGTCGGACATTCCTGTCATCTTCCTCACCTCCAAGGATGAGGAGATCGATGAACTCTTCGGCCTGAAGATGGGCGCCGACGATTTCATCACCAAACCGTTTTCGCAGCGTCTGCTGGTGGAGCGCGTGCGCGCCGTCCTGCGCCGCGCGTCAAGCCGCGAAGCCGCCGCCGCCGGCACCAGCCCCACCGGCGCGCCGAAGACCGGCGCAGTGCAGCAGGCCCGCTCGCTGGAGCGCGGGCAGCTGGTCATGGACCAGGAACGCCATACCTGCACCTGGAAAGGCGAGGCCGTGACGCTGACGGTGACCGAATTCCTGATCCTGCATTCGCTGGCGCAGCGCCCCGGCGTTGTCAAAAGCCGCGACGCGCTGATGGACGCAGCCTATGACGAACAGGTCTATGTCGACGACCGGACCATCGACAGCCACATCAAGCGGCTGCGCAAGAAATTCAAGATGGTCGACAACGACTTTGATATGATTGAAACACTCTACGGAGTGGGATACCGCTTCCGCGAAGCAGCCTGA
- a CDS encoding HPr kinase/phosphorylase, whose translation MTEAAFNIHATAIVVGKTGLLFSGPSGWGKSMLAFTCMTEARRLGLFTALVADDQVLLSAEAGAVIATCPPSITGLIELRGTGIVHQDHIPRATMHYAVLPGSATGENRVPPESEMVSLAADFSLPALRLLTGVCSPLAILMAKVPDIGR comes from the coding sequence ATGACCGAAGCAGCCTTCAACATCCATGCCACGGCGATCGTCGTCGGTAAGACGGGGCTGCTGTTCAGCGGCCCCTCCGGCTGGGGCAAATCGATGCTGGCCTTCACCTGCATGACCGAGGCGCGCCGCCTCGGACTGTTCACGGCGCTGGTCGCCGACGACCAGGTTCTTCTCTCAGCAGAGGCCGGCGCGGTGATTGCCACGTGCCCGCCGTCGATCACCGGGCTGATCGAGCTTCGCGGCACCGGCATCGTTCATCAGGACCATATTCCCAGGGCGACCATGCATTATGCCGTGCTTCCAGGCAGCGCTACGGGTGAAAACCGGGTGCCTCCCGAGAGCGAAATGGTGAGCCTTGCCGCCGATTTTTCGCTTCCCGCATTGCGGTTGCTCACAGGCGTCTGCTCACCCCTTGCGATCCTGATGGCAAAAGTGCCGGATATCGGGCGCTGA
- a CDS encoding HPr family phosphocarrier protein, producing MTSLSRELLIINKRGLHARASAKFVQMVETFDAAITVTKDGMTVGGTSIMGLMMLAASPGSSVVVSASGSQAEEALEALDQLIQNRFGEEM from the coding sequence ATGACATCGCTCTCCCGGGAACTTCTTATCATCAACAAGCGCGGTCTTCACGCGCGCGCTTCCGCCAAATTCGTGCAGATGGTCGAGACCTTCGATGCCGCCATCACCGTTACCAAGGATGGAATGACGGTCGGCGGAACCTCCATCATGGGCTTGATGATGCTTGCGGCAAGCCCCGGCTCGAGCGTCGTCGTCTCGGCGAGCGGCAGCCAGGCCGAAGAAGCGCTGGAGGCCCTGGACCAGCTGATCCAGAACAGGTTCGGCGAGGAGATGTGA
- the ahcY gene encoding adenosylhomocysteinase: MSTEKDYVVADIGLADFGRKEITIAETEMPGLMSCRTEFGQTKPLKGARITGSLHMTIQTAVLIETLVALGAEVRWASCNIFSTQDHAAAAIAASGVPVFAIKGESLEDYWVYTDKIFQWADGGLSNMILDDGGDATMYILLGARAEAGEDVLSHPHSEEEEILFAQIKKRLAASPGWFTKQRDAIKGVTEETTTGVNRLYQLSQKGLLPFPAINVNDSVTKSKFDNKYGCKESLVDGIRRGTDVMMAGKVAVVCGYGDVGKGSAASLSGAGARVKVTEADPICALQAAMDGYEVVLLEDVVSSADIFITTTGNKDVIRIDHMRAMKDMAIVGNIGHFDNEIEVAALRNLKWTNVKPQVDLIEFPKGNRIILLSEGRLLNLGNATGHPSFVMSASFTNQTLAQIELFTKPDQYSNQVYILPKHLDEKVARLHLDKLGVKLTELSAEQAAYIGVSPKGPFKSDHYRY; this comes from the coding sequence ATGAGCACTGAAAAAGATTATGTCGTCGCCGATATCGGTCTTGCGGATTTCGGCCGCAAGGAAATTACGATCGCCGAAACCGAAATGCCGGGACTGATGTCCTGCCGCACCGAATTCGGCCAGACAAAGCCGCTGAAGGGCGCGCGCATTACCGGCTCGCTGCACATGACCATCCAGACGGCCGTGCTCATCGAAACGCTGGTCGCGCTCGGCGCCGAAGTCCGCTGGGCCTCGTGTAACATCTTCTCGACGCAGGATCATGCCGCTGCCGCGATCGCCGCTTCCGGCGTGCCTGTCTTCGCCATCAAGGGCGAGTCGCTCGAGGATTACTGGGTCTACACCGACAAGATCTTCCAATGGGCCGATGGCGGCCTTTCCAACATGATCCTCGATGACGGCGGCGACGCCACCATGTACATCCTGCTCGGCGCCCGCGCGGAAGCCGGCGAGGACGTGCTGTCTCATCCGCATTCCGAAGAAGAGGAAATCCTCTTCGCACAGATCAAGAAGCGCCTTGCCGCTTCGCCTGGCTGGTTCACCAAGCAGCGCGACGCGATCAAGGGCGTCACCGAGGAAACGACGACCGGCGTCAACCGCCTTTACCAGCTCAGCCAGAAGGGCCTGTTGCCCTTCCCGGCGATCAACGTCAACGACTCGGTCACCAAGTCGAAGTTCGACAACAAATATGGCTGCAAGGAATCGCTGGTCGACGGCATCCGTCGCGGCACCGACGTCATGATGGCCGGCAAGGTTGCCGTCGTCTGCGGATACGGCGACGTCGGCAAGGGTTCTGCCGCTTCGCTCTCCGGCGCCGGCGCCCGCGTCAAGGTGACTGAAGCCGATCCGATCTGCGCATTGCAGGCTGCGATGGACGGTTATGAAGTCGTTCTCCTTGAGGACGTCGTTTCCTCGGCCGATATCTTCATCACCACCACCGGCAACAAGGATGTCATCCGCATTGACCATATGCGGGCGATGAAGGATATGGCGATTGTCGGCAATATCGGTCACTTCGACAACGAAATCGAAGTCGCTGCGCTGCGCAATCTCAAGTGGACCAACGTCAAGCCGCAGGTCGACCTGATCGAATTCCCCAAGGGCAACCGCATCATCCTCCTTTCCGAAGGCCGTCTGCTCAACCTCGGCAACGCCACCGGCCATCCGTCCTTCGTGATGTCGGCTTCGTTCACCAACCAGACGCTGGCGCAGATCGAACTCTTCACCAAGCCCGACCAGTATTCCAACCAGGTCTATATTCTGCCGAAGCATCTCGATGAAAAGGTCGCACGCCTGCATCTCGACAAGCTCGGCGTGAAGCTGACTGAGCTTTCTGCGGAACAGGCTGCCTATATCGGCGTCTCGCCGAAGGGCCCGTTCAAGTCCGACCACTACAGATATTGA
- a CDS encoding sensor histidine kinase has protein sequence MAQLVQERDLDDAEGVSTRRVRGRRWSHPFTLIRRIFGNAVFSSLTRRILFFNLVALVVLVGGILYLNQFREGLIDARAESLLTQGEIIAGAVSASASVDTNSITIDPQKLLELQAGQSITPVPNDEDLEFPIDPEKVAPVLRRLISPTRTRARIFDADANLLLDSRHLYSRGQVLRFDLPPVEEEKQTWSEWFATLFNKALQPGNLPLYKEAPGGDGSIYPEVMNALTGVRGAVVRTTEKGELIVSVAVPIQRFRAVLGVLLLSTQAGDIDNIVHAERLAIMRVFGVATLVNVLLSLVLSSTIANPLRRLSAAAIRVRRGAKTREEIPDFSARQDEIGNLSIALREMTTALYDRIDAIESFAADVSHELKNPLTSLRSAVETLPLAKSDDSKKRLMDVIQHDVRRLDRLISDISDASRLDAELARVDAGSVDMEVLLRDLIEVSRQVRSTKKQVEIEYAIERKPNVKTRFVVNGHDLRIGQIIANLIENARSFVPEKGGKIVVRLVRTRSRCVTTIEDNGPGIQAENIDRIFERFYTDRPEAEGFGQNSGLGLSISRQIAEAHGGSLRAENIIDAESGHVLGARFILSLPVGAAA, from the coding sequence TTGGCACAGTTGGTGCAGGAAAGGGATCTGGACGATGCGGAGGGCGTGAGCACCCGTCGCGTTCGAGGCCGCCGTTGGTCGCATCCCTTCACCCTGATCCGCCGCATCTTCGGCAATGCCGTCTTTTCGAGCCTGACGCGGCGCATCCTGTTCTTCAATCTGGTCGCACTGGTGGTGCTCGTCGGCGGCATCCTCTATCTCAACCAGTTTCGCGAGGGGTTGATCGACGCCCGCGCCGAAAGCCTGTTGACGCAGGGTGAAATCATCGCCGGCGCCGTTTCGGCCTCGGCGTCGGTCGATACCAACTCGATTACCATCGATCCGCAGAAGCTGCTCGAGCTGCAGGCCGGCCAGAGCATCACCCCGGTGCCGAACGACGAGGACCTTGAATTCCCGATCGATCCCGAAAAGGTCGCGCCGGTCCTGCGCCGGCTGATCTCTCCGACGCGCACGCGCGCCCGCATCTTCGATGCCGATGCCAACCTGCTGCTCGATTCGCGCCATCTCTATTCGCGCGGCCAGGTGCTGCGCTTCGACCTGCCGCCGGTGGAGGAAGAGAAACAGACCTGGAGCGAGTGGTTCGCCACCCTGTTCAACAAGGCGCTGCAGCCCGGCAATCTGCCGCTCTATAAGGAAGCGCCGGGCGGCGACGGCTCGATCTATCCCGAAGTGATGAACGCGCTCACCGGCGTGCGCGGCGCAGTCGTGCGCACCACTGAAAAAGGTGAACTCATCGTTTCCGTCGCCGTGCCGATCCAGCGCTTCCGCGCCGTGCTCGGCGTGCTGTTGTTGTCGACGCAGGCGGGCGACATCGACAATATCGTCCATGCCGAGCGACTTGCCATCATGCGCGTCTTCGGCGTGGCGACACTCGTCAACGTGCTGCTTTCACTGGTGCTGTCATCGACCATCGCCAATCCGCTGCGCCGTCTTTCGGCGGCGGCCATCCGCGTCCGCCGTGGCGCCAAGACGCGCGAAGAGATCCCCGATTTCTCTGCCCGTCAGGATGAAATCGGTAACCTTTCCATCGCATTGCGCGAGATGACGACGGCGCTCTACGACCGCATCGATGCGATCGAGAGTTTCGCGGCCGATGTCAGCCACGAGCTGAAGAACCCACTGACCTCGCTGCGCAGCGCCGTCGAAACGCTGCCGCTTGCCAAATCCGACGATTCCAAGAAGCGGCTGATGGACGTCATCCAGCACGATGTCCGCCGCCTCGACCGGCTGATCAGCGATATTTCCGACGCCTCCCGTCTCGACGCCGAACTCGCACGCGTCGATGCCGGCTCCGTCGATATGGAGGTGCTGCTGCGCGACCTCATCGAGGTTTCGCGCCAGGTGAGGAGCACCAAGAAGCAGGTGGAAATCGAATATGCGATCGAACGCAAGCCGAACGTCAAGACACGCTTCGTCGTCAACGGCCACGATCTACGCATCGGCCAGATCATCGCCAACCTGATCGAGAATGCCCGCTCGTTCGTGCCGGAAAAGGGCGGCAAGATTGTCGTGCGGCTGGTGCGGACACGCTCGCGCTGCGTCACCACGATCGAAGACAACGGCCCCGGCATCCAGGCGGAAAATATCGACCGCATCTTCGAGCGCTTCTATACGGACCGGCCGGAGGCGGAAGGTTTCGGCCAGAATTCGGGGCTCGGCCTTTCGATCAGCCGGCAGATAGCCGAAGCGCATGGCGGTTCCCTGAGAGCCGAAAACATCATCGATGCCGAGAGCGGGCATGTGCTCGGCGCGCGCTTCATCCTCTCTTTGCCAGTCGGCGCCGCAGCATGA
- a CDS encoding sensor histidine kinase has translation MSEIKSSLPGQADDGARAHRRPLMAGQGYKSATAHEAAKQEHGPLARFLKSCAAGTALAALARPALAQAEQQAAASAHLFTSSQVIGVSVVIGVISAALLSTLWLVRQRGNLENESREIRSALSDAQQRISQYQALIADKNRRIVIWDGNARPELLGQLPPETGAPQDGEFLAFGLWLKSRSASELEKAIDRLRDEAQSFDMVVETIRDEILEAQGRVSGGRAFVRFVALNNLRAELAELRIERDRLMTSISAFQTMLDAIDMPAWQRDPVGRLTWVNQAYGEAVEARSPQQAINEGREMLTTVARERIRATTTPESPFHDKISTVVRGNRTFFDVVDVRVPGGSAGIAIDVSDIEAVRAELERTLKSHAETLDHLATPVAIFDGDRRLQFYNQAFVALWELDIAFLEGRPDNSELLERLRAAKKLPDQLNWKSWKEAALSVYRALDTQSDLWHLPNGQTLRVFATAHPQGGATWVFENLTEQVDLETRYNTLVKVQGETIDHLSEGVAVFGPDGRIRLSNPAFRALWGITETEAKPGTHIRALGEACAPSYDRPDGWKTFAELITSFDDERRSGQGTLELFSGLVLDYAVIPLPNAQTMLTFVNMTDSVRAERALTEKNEALRKADELKNDFVQHVSYELRSPLTNIIGFTDLLRTPGVGPLNDRQAEYIDHISTSSSVLLTLVNDILDLATVDAGIMRLNYADIDLNDLLDDVSMQIADRLHESGVALEITAPAYLGSIVADPQRLKQILLKLLSNAANFSPEGTSISLECHREGTDFVFSVSDRGPGISPDMIATVFDRFATGAKSGKRGGAGLGLSIVDSFVSLHHGDVTIDSEPGKGTTVVCRIPSVDVPHSAAAE, from the coding sequence ATGTCGGAAATAAAAAGCAGCCTGCCCGGTCAGGCGGATGATGGCGCTCGCGCCCATCGCCGCCCGCTGATGGCAGGTCAAGGATATAAATCTGCAACGGCACACGAGGCCGCAAAGCAAGAGCACGGACCATTGGCGCGCTTCCTGAAAAGCTGCGCGGCCGGCACGGCGCTTGCCGCCCTGGCGCGGCCGGCTCTGGCACAGGCGGAGCAGCAGGCGGCGGCCTCGGCTCACCTCTTCACATCCTCGCAGGTGATCGGTGTTTCCGTCGTCATCGGCGTCATATCGGCAGCCCTGCTGTCGACGCTGTGGCTCGTGCGTCAGCGCGGCAACCTGGAAAACGAGAGCCGGGAAATCCGCTCGGCGCTCTCCGATGCCCAGCAGCGCATTTCGCAATACCAGGCTCTGATCGCCGACAAGAACCGGCGGATCGTCATCTGGGACGGCAATGCGCGTCCCGAACTGCTCGGCCAGCTTCCGCCTGAGACCGGCGCGCCGCAGGACGGCGAATTCCTGGCCTTCGGCCTGTGGCTGAAATCACGTTCGGCTTCCGAGCTGGAAAAGGCGATCGACCGGCTGCGCGACGAGGCGCAGAGCTTCGACATGGTGGTCGAAACCATCCGCGACGAAATCCTCGAGGCGCAGGGCCGGGTTTCCGGCGGGCGTGCCTTCGTCCGTTTCGTGGCGCTCAACAATCTGCGCGCCGAGCTCGCAGAGCTCAGGATCGAGCGCGACCGGCTGATGACCTCGATCTCTGCCTTCCAGACCATGCTCGACGCGATCGATATGCCGGCCTGGCAGCGCGATCCGGTGGGCCGCCTCACCTGGGTCAACCAGGCTTATGGCGAGGCGGTCGAAGCGCGATCGCCGCAGCAGGCGATCAATGAAGGCCGCGAGATGCTGACGACCGTTGCGCGCGAACGCATTCGCGCCACGACGACGCCGGAATCGCCCTTCCATGACAAGATCTCGACGGTCGTGCGCGGCAACCGCACATTCTTCGACGTCGTCGACGTCAGGGTTCCCGGCGGCTCGGCCGGCATCGCAATCGATGTGTCCGACATAGAGGCCGTGCGCGCCGAGCTGGAACGGACGCTGAAGAGCCATGCCGAAACGCTCGACCATCTCGCCACGCCGGTTGCCATCTTCGACGGCGACCGCCGGCTGCAATTCTACAATCAGGCCTTCGTTGCGCTCTGGGAGCTTGATATCGCCTTCCTCGAGGGCCGGCCTGACAATAGCGAGCTGCTCGAGCGGCTACGGGCGGCCAAGAAACTGCCGGACCAGCTCAACTGGAAAAGCTGGAAGGAAGCCGCACTTTCCGTCTATCGCGCGCTCGACACGCAATCCGATCTCTGGCACCTGCCGAACGGGCAGACGTTGCGCGTCTTTGCGACCGCCCATCCGCAGGGCGGCGCCACCTGGGTGTTCGAAAACCTGACCGAGCAGGTCGATCTCGAAACGCGCTACAACACACTGGTCAAGGTGCAGGGCGAAACGATCGACCATCTTTCCGAAGGTGTGGCGGTGTTCGGTCCTGATGGACGCATCCGCCTTTCCAACCCGGCCTTCCGCGCGCTCTGGGGGATCACCGAAACCGAAGCCAAGCCCGGCACCCATATCCGTGCGCTCGGCGAGGCCTGCGCGCCGTCCTATGATCGGCCGGATGGCTGGAAGACCTTCGCGGAGCTGATCACCAGCTTCGACGACGAACGCCGCTCAGGCCAGGGAACGCTGGAACTCTTCTCCGGCCTGGTGCTCGACTACGCCGTCATCCCGCTGCCGAACGCGCAGACCATGCTGACCTTCGTCAACATGACGGACAGCGTGCGTGCCGAGCGCGCGCTGACCGAGAAGAACGAAGCGTTACGCAAGGCCGACGAGCTGAAAAACGACTTCGTCCAGCACGTTTCCTATGAACTTCGTTCGCCACTGACCAACATCATCGGCTTCACCGATCTCCTGCGCACACCGGGTGTCGGGCCGCTGAATGACCGGCAGGCCGAATATATCGACCACATCTCGACCTCGTCCTCTGTTCTGTTGACGCTCGTCAACGATATCCTCGACCTTGCGACCGTCGACGCCGGCATCATGCGCCTCAACTATGCGGATATCGATCTCAACGATCTGCTCGACGACGTCTCGATGCAGATCGCAGATCGCCTGCATGAAAGCGGTGTCGCGCTTGAAATCACCGCACCCGCCTATCTCGGCTCGATCGTTGCCGATCCACAGCGGCTGAAGCAAATCCTTCTGAAGCTTCTGTCCAATGCGGCGAATTTCTCGCCCGAAGGCACTTCGATCTCGCTGGAATGCCATCGCGAAGGCACGGATTTCGTCTTTTCCGTCAGCGATCGCGGCCCCGGCATCTCACCCGATATGATCGCGACCGTCTTCGACCGGTTTGCCACGGGGGCAAAAAGCGGCAAACGCGGCGGCGCCGGCCTCGGCCTCTCGATCGTCGACAGCTTCGTCAGTCTGCATCATGGCGATGTGACGATCGACAGCGAGCCGGGCAAGGGCACGACTGTCGTCTGCCGTATCCCCTCGGTCGATGTACCGCATTCCGCCGCCGCCGAATGA
- a CDS encoding PTS sugar transporter subunit IIA — translation MIGLVLVTHGKLAEEFRHAVEHVVGPQKFIETVCIGPEDDMDQRRQDILEAVSGADDGHGVVILTDMFGGTPSNLAISVMSSGYTEVIAGVNLPMLIKLAGVRGENNMEKALVEASEAGRKYINVASRVLSGK, via the coding sequence ATGATCGGACTTGTGCTTGTCACGCATGGCAAGCTGGCTGAAGAGTTTCGTCATGCTGTCGAGCACGTCGTCGGTCCTCAGAAATTCATCGAGACGGTCTGTATCGGCCCCGAAGACGACATGGACCAGAGACGGCAGGACATTCTGGAAGCGGTTTCCGGTGCCGATGATGGCCATGGCGTCGTCATCCTGACCGACATGTTCGGCGGCACGCCGTCCAATCTCGCCATATCAGTCATGAGCAGCGGCTATACCGAAGTCATTGCCGGCGTCAACCTGCCGATGTTGATCAAACTTGCCGGGGTGCGCGGCGAGAACAACATGGAGAAGGCGCTGGTGGAGGCATCCGAAGCCGGGCGGAAATATATCAATGTCGCGAGCCGTGTGCTTAGCGGAAAATAA